Genomic segment of Mauremys reevesii isolate NIE-2019 unplaced genomic scaffold, ASM1616193v1 Contig2, whole genome shotgun sequence:
ACGTTACTTGCTTAAGGTGGCCCAGGCTAGTTGCAGAACTAGGTCTCCACCTGGTTCTCTTGCCACTGGCCCACACTTCCCCTGCAGGAGATGAAGCTGGCAGTGCCCATGTTCTAGGGGCAATAGTTGGGAGAGAAGCCCAGTCCTGTTTCCTTCCATGTCCTTTCCATTGGCAGGTTGGCCCGCCTGGTGCAGCCCTCGCTGAGACTGCTAGGAGCGGTGAATGGAGCCATTTAACACCTCACACTCCAACTGGACGCAACTCTTTACTCCGGAACCCTTTATACCGGCATCATGGCGAGCAGCCTTCCTGATTGCCACGCTGGGCATCGGGCTGCCAGCCAACGCCTTCATCATCTGGCTGACAGGGTGGCGGCTGCGGCGCCGGGGCCTGTCCGTCTTCATCCTAAGCCTGGCCACCTCtgacttcctcttcctctccaccACGGTCATGCAGATCATGGAGACCTTGCTGGACGACAACTGGGTGCTGGGCACTGCCATGTGCCGCCTGCGCTACTTCCTCTACGACTTGACCTACCACTGCAGCCTCTTCCTGCTGGCTGCCCTCAGCGTGGACCGCtgcctgctggtgctgctgcccctCTGGTACCGCTGCCACCGCCCCCTGCGGCTCTCCAGCTACATCTGCTTGGGGGCCTGGCTGGTGGCCGCCCTGCTCAACATCAAGAGCTTCATCTTCGCCGACGTCATCCGGTATCCAGACGGGATGCTCGTCTGCTCCAGCATCCGGGGACAGTACGAGTGGCCCCTGCGCCTGCTGGAGGTGCTGGTGGAGGGACTCTTCCCCTTCGTCATCATGGTGACCACCCATGCCGCCACCTTGTCCCACACCTTCCGGCACCACACCCGGCCCCCCAGCAAGTTCTACCGCATTGTGGCCGCCACCCTGTCAGCCTATGTGCTGCTCAACCTCCCCTTCCAGATCGTCCAGCTGCTCTTCCTGGTCTCCTGGGAGCATGAGGAGTTCAACAATCGCATCTTCCCCTTCATGGTCTACTTTGGCTACCTGATCAACCTCAACAGCAGCATCAACCCTCTCATCTACATCTTCTTCGGCTCCAACATCTGCACAGGCTGCGGCCACCACATGACTTCCTCCCTTGCCACGGTCCTCACCGAGGAACAAGAGAGGAGCCCCAGGGACATGTCCAGCACGTCCTTCTCAGCCTAGCCTTGCCAGCaagaccctggggggggggggtctgtgcacGATTGTAGGTTCACTAGTGCAAAGACTTGTGTAAATGGGTGCAAGGTGGAGCTTGGTCAGGTGCAACCAGCTCCTGGAAGCTACCAGGagaagtcacaccagtgccaaggCCCAGTTTGCCTAGACAAACTCCAGCAGGGACAAAGATCCTCAGCAGATGCAAACCAGGCCCAGCTCCACGCAGGTCAATGGCTCGGGAACACCAGGCCCTAGGCAAGGCAATGTAAACACTGATGTGCTGCAGCTGCCAACCTACAGGTGCCAGGAGACACTGCGGTGAAGGGGACTCTGCTCCTTTGTCAGAGCCGGCTCcaaggtttttgctgccccacgcagcaaaaaaaaaaaaaaaaaaaaaaaaaaagccatgatcgtGATCAGTTCTACCACCACTGCTTCAgtattcagcggcaatttggtggctggTCCTtggctccgagagggaccgacggacccgctgccaaattgccgccaaagagccggacgtgccgcctctcaccgttggccgccccaagcacctgcttgctgggctggtgcctggagctggccctgccctttGGGCCTATTTGCCTTTAGGTGTGGCTTTCTTGCCTTTAGGTGTAGCTCCAAGGTCACTGTGTTCTAATACAGTGGCTGTTCTGCACACTACAGTCAGATACCCAGCGCTGAGGGTACAGATGCCCCCCTAACTCTGTCCCCCTgggcccctgctccctgaccgTTCTGACCTGCTGAAAGCAGGCCCAGGCTCCTCTTAGCACACATGACTACGACAGAAGCTGCAGCCCaaatgtatgtgtgtggggggggggggggctgcatcaGAACCACGCACCCGAAGGGTCAGAATTAAGGCCATGGGGCTGTCCTGGGGATCCCCACCTTCCCACACCCACCAGGGCGCAGGTACTGCTCCCCCCACCACTCCATGGGGGCAGGACACACCAAAGAGGGCCACACCCCATGGCTTTAATTCTGACCCCTTGGGCATGTGGTTAATTCTgaccttcccccacacacacacagagctccccCCCAGTTGCCCCAGCAGGGTGTCCAGTGTGTGGGCCTCGCAGCCCGCCAGTACCTCCTGCTAGGGACTCAGAGCCACCTTTGCTTTGAGTAAGCAGGACAACAGCCCCTCTTTCCCACACAGGCCATTACCAGGAGTGATTGAACCCGTGACCTTGGGAGCTAAAACCATAAACCTCAACTGCTTGAGCTAACCTCCCCACTCTGGGAGGAGAAGGGTTGCTACTAacagtaattttccctctgctgatactcaccccttcttgtcaactgtttgaaatgggccaccttgattgcattggcctcgttagcactacaaaagtaattcccttctcccccttggtagtcaccccttcttgtcaactgttgagaataggccacttccaccttaattgaattggcttgttagcactgacttcccctcccccgcttgataaggcaactcccatcttttcatgtgttataatatatattctgcttactgtatttttcactccatgcatctgatgaagtgggttttagcccacaaaagcttatacccaaataaatttgttagtctctaaggtgccacaaggactcctcgttgtttttgctgagacagactaacacagctgcccctctgaaacctgccccctgctctgttaGCACAGGTGGAGCAGGCCCAGCAAGCTGTAGCTAAGGCCCAGGCACCCCagcaagagcagagcaccatgcAGAACGGGCCTGAGTCACAACAGCTCCCCACAGTCCAATTCCGCTCCCCTCCTTGGGGGCACATTCTGCCCCCTGCATCCCACAGGCCACCAGTTGCCTCCTACAGTCACAGTTGCTGCAGCTTCACGTCCCCATCTGAGGGCTCCTTTTACCCAGCGGTGCCAAGCTAGGGTGAGGACCCCATCTGTGTGTGtcctcctgggctgcaaggagactGGGATCGTCCATTGCATTTGCTGTGCTGCCAAGTCCAGTACCAGTGGATTTGGTAGCCATGTGGCTTGGAGTGATCAGAATAGTGGCTGCTTGGCCACCTGCTGCACCCCATATGCTAGTAAGCTTTTGCTCTGCTCTAAGGCCACTGTGCTAGTCCAGCTAGGGACGCGGTAGCGATAAAGCTGCTGTCACCCCCAGGGAGGAAGCACCACACGCCAGTCGTGAGAGGGATATCCGGTGTCTGACAGCCCACAGAGGGTCTGCTCCCTGTTGGCTCAGGATCCGCGAGAGGTGCTGAGACAGACCTGTGGCTATCCCATCAGGCATCACCCTGGAGATGAATTGAGCTATCCCATCATGCATTGCTCTGCATCATGCCCTCCTCCCATATCAGTGTTTGAGTGGGTCACCTTCCTCTCCAGCCACAGCACTGGGAGCCCGTGATTAACTGGGGCGGGACGGGGGCGTGGGTAGAGGGAAGGGCAGCCTTCCTaccccatcaccccccccccccattctaaGCCTCCTTTGCCCCATAGGCACGGTGTTCCCTGCCTTTGAGATCGACGCGTACAAGATCACCGCGCGCATGAACTATCCCCGCTACCCCAAGGGGGAGATCTCGGCCATGGTGCATCCCAAGCTGCAGGTGGGTGTGGGCTGGGAATAGGGTGGTCCCAGCCCCTGCATTGTTGTTCTCTCTGGGATGCAGAGATCACAGCTGTAGCTCCAGCATGCCCGCAAAGCCAGCCTGGCAATGACAAGGACTGACTCACTGGCCCGGATTCCCCCTCAGCCCTTCTCTGAGCTCAGAGCAGAGCAAGTGGGGGTGGCTTTAAACCACCTCTGTGCCCTGCATTGTGGGCTGTGCGCTTGGCCCCTGGTGTGGGTTaaagcagcccagggggctgggagcagggctcttACACCAGCTCTAGAGCAGCTGGGacatctctgcttctgtttcttcTTCTGAGCGGCACAAAGGGGCCTTAGTGCTACTGGACCCCAAAGGCTCCGCCATGGCTAGGCAGTGCCAGAGTTAGCCCTCGAGCTCAGCAGGGTGAAGCTGGGTTTACTCTGGGGCACGGGGTGAGTGGAGTTGATTCCATGATCTTGGTTATGCAGCCCTCGGGCTCAAGGGAGCTGTAGACTGTAGCAATACAACACCAGGCTGGATGACACTGGACAGCCAGGAGATGAGTTGAGGTGGGATTAGTTCACAAGGCACTGTGACCTGCATGGGGTCTTGCCACATGTCTAATAAAATGTTAGGTTACCAGAAGGTAATTCCAGGACAGTGAGGATCCTGGCCTCAACCAGCAGTGGGCGctgtagggagcagggcaagAGCACTGGCTGTCGGGGGAGCTCCCggctactccagccccagcctatCACCAAGCTGTTCCACCATTAGGATAAGGATTTCCTCCCCTTGAAACCCAGGGACCCAATCTTCCAGACCTTCAGCGGGGAGGAGATCCTGTACGAGGGCAACACCACCATATACCCGGCCTTCATCGAGGCTGCCTACTATGAGAAGAAGGTGGCCTTTGCCATGATGGAGAAGCACACGTTCTCCATCCCCGGCCTGCAGAGAGAATGAGCCTGGGGCCAGGTGGGCCATGGGC
This window contains:
- the LOC120393454 gene encoding probable G-protein coupled receptor 152 — protein: MEPFNTSHSNWTQLFTPEPFIPASWRAAFLIATLGIGLPANAFIIWLTGWRLRRRGLSVFILSLATSDFLFLSTTVMQIMETLLDDNWVLGTAMCRLRYFLYDLTYHCSLFLLAALSVDRCLLVLLPLWYRCHRPLRLSSYICLGAWLVAALLNIKSFIFADVIRYPDGMLVCSSIRGQYEWPLRLLEVLVEGLFPFVIMVTTHAATLSHTFRHHTRPPSKFYRIVAATLSAYVLLNLPFQIVQLLFLVSWEHEEFNNRIFPFMVYFGYLINLNSSINPLIYIFFGSNICTGCGHHMTSSLATVLTEEQERSPRDMSSTSFSA